CAAGCCACTTGCTTTCTTTAAACATAGCCAGCAATATGGGGAGGAGCTAAAGCCAATTAATGTGACACCTGTCTCACCACTGGCAAGCAAAGCACCTCACAGGTCAGTGGGAGGGACTTATGTGACGTCCAATCAAGATCCCCCCGGCATGCCTCGAACTTGCAGCAGTGCAGGTTTCGTTTCACCGCTGCAGGAATCCCAGCTGAGATGTAGTGAAAGACCCTTCATTGCTTCAGCTACTTGTGAATCTGCAGATATTCCCCCATTGACTTTGGCGTGATGGATAGTTTTGCTTCGCGAAAATCTATACAAGGTGTTCTTTGGGAATGTGATACACGGCACTGAAGAATGAACTCTGCTCTGAAGGTACCGGTAACCAGGGTGATAAATTTCAAGATTGGCAATAAGTCTTCTTCTGCACTATTTCAACCAGCtacagctgacttcactttgcTTTACAGCTTGGACAGCTTTATTATACATCTCTGCCCCTGAACTGCACACGTCTTTTCCATCTGTTTCTCCCTGCTACTGATCACGTGCACAGTTACACTGTTACAATATTATACCTCCCTAACTCAGGCATAACAGCCATTTTCAGGCTCTTTCTAGAGCAGGAGTGTCATCCTAAAATAACCCAGGGGCTAGAAACCCTAATGGGCCACTTgagtctttttttaaaatatatggatCACTTACTAAACGCCAGCGTTAAAATTTGTCGAACACTGATtcgttttttttattctctgtGGAAACCGAATTATTGATCAGCAGGCTGGATTTAATGATAATTAGAAAAAACATTTTGGGCCTGTTCTTTGAGTCCCCTGTTCTATAGACTGTCTCATAACCGTAAAAGTTACCATAATAAAATACTTCAAATTAGAAATATATACTGTAGATcactagatcagtgtttcccagcccggtACTCGGGGAGCCACagtcggtccacatttttgctccctctcagctcccaatGCTGCAAGTCCCCAAAGGCcaaattgggaaacactgttgaTTTATCTCATGGTCCTGATTGAACAGAGCATTCGTTTTGTTAAACGATTCCAGGTCTACACATGGTATGGGAAGTGCTACACGTTTAACGGGAACAAGAATGCATCCAAGAGAACAAAGCAAGGAGGAATGGGGAACGGCTTGGAGATCATGCTGGATATTCAGCAGGATGAATATCTGCCCATTTGGAAAGAGACAAGTAAGTTCCACAAATGAATTTTAATCGTCTGCACACAAGTCACACTGGATATCACTGGATATCTAGGGAAACGCAAATGTTGTGCCTGTTTTGGAGCCCGTTGCGTGTCTCTCTCATCTGGAAGACGAGACTTCGTTGGAAGCAGGCATCCGAGTTCAGATCCACAGTCAGGATGAGCCCCCATACATCCACCAGCTAGGATTTGGGGTCTCCCCAGGCTTCCAGACCTTCGTGTCATGCCAGGAGCAGAGGGTAGGTCCCGTCATTACCCTTCCCTCCCCACCTGACCCCTACCCATCTAGGGACGGGCCCTGATCTGCACTGTGTCTCTCAGCTGACCTACCTGCCCCAGCCCTGGGGGAACTGTCGCTCCACGCAGGACCAGATGATCCCGGGCTATGACACCTACAGCATCAGCGCATGCCGGCTGAGCTGCGAGACGCAGGAGGTGCAGCGGCAGTGTCAGTGCCGCATGGTACACATGCCAGGTGCCTGTCCCCCTCCCTGATAAGTCACTGACTTATCATTACCGTCACTCTCTCCCACATCCAATGTCTCACTCCATTAGCCATCACTCATTCAGGGGCCCGGACCCTATCTCTCACTCATCTTTACCTGTCACTTATCCCCCTGTCCCTACATGTCACCCACctgtctttgtctctctctcacctgtCTCTGTTACTCATCACAGTCCGTCATCAGTCTTTCCAGCTCTGTTAATAATAATCTGTGAATATCACTATAAATAGGGGTAACATAGAGAGCTGCTCTTTTGCAGAAATACACTACAGGGCTAAAAGTATGGGAACACCACAGTTAATTAGAGGAACGGCCTAGTTAAGCTACACACATTGCTGACATTAGTGTATAATTAAGCTCacagtcaaacaaacaaaagcagcaGAATGAGTCGTTGTACAGGAGAGTTTGATGACTTCCCACTTGGCACCATCAGttcaccacatttctgcccTGCTAGAGCTGTTCTGGTCGACCGCAAGTGAGGTGATTGTGAAGGTCAAAACGTCTGGGAGCAAGTTCAGGTGTGAACTGGTAGGACACCCAAGCTCACAGAtagggacctgatcacccaacatcattacccaacctgaatggcagcaaatccccCCCAATGACTATCTAATGGAAAACTTTCCCATAAGAGTACAGACTATTTCAGCAGGAGTGGACCAACTTCGTATTAATACCCTTGGTTTCGGAATTTGATGTCAGACAAGCTGgggtccacatacttttggccacATAGTGTATGTTAAAAACATTTTGCTAGATacagatgacaaaaaaaaaattgtattccCGAAATACCGTCTTTGATACTCAAGTTTTCTTTCCCCATATCAGTTGCACAATTGATGTTACAGCAGAAATAAATTAAAGGTTATTCTGTGGTGTGACCCTAAGATCCTGTACAAATGAATCAAAAATTGAACATATTCTGAGTGCCCACCTCTCCTGTGTGTCTCATTCATTTCAGGAACAGCCTTTGTCCAGCTATTTCATAATGTTTTCACATCTTCTGTTTAGGAAATTCTGATATCTGCCCTCCCAGCAAAATCATGTGTGTAGACACGGCACTAGGTAAGACAAGCTTTTTGACTTCTTTATAAAAGCTCTCAGTCCCAGCTGACTCTTCTGTGCAATAACCGAATTCTCCCGTGGGTGATACGGAACTGTGATTCTTACCTTTGCCACCATCAAGTCCTGGAGGAATTGAGGGACAATGTGCCCGTCTGCATGTTGGATGTGGGGGGGCTGTTTTGTGCCTCCCCTTCTCCATCTGTCCATTCAGATTGCTTTGAAATCGCCATTGATTGATGAGATATTTCAGAGGCAGCACGCTCCTTTATATCGTGCAGAGCAAGGCTGCGGGTTCATCCTCAAACTTTACATTTTCGTAAAATGAATCCGTTGATTTCTGTATTAGATGAGAAATGTATCAGTACAATCATGATCTTCGGGTCTAACAAGTCcgaaatttaattaattttccaAAAGTAAACTGACCTCATTAGATGACTGATCCAAATCTAGGTATATCACCCGAGACTTTTACATTGTCTATATTTCATTGTAGCTGTTGTGTTCTCTTTTCAAGAAATGGGAATGAATTCTTTATTTTGAGGGATAATTATTTAGAGTAttattttaatactttaataatactttaaaataatatatttttccttcagtttaaggATCAGCTCCCCTGCATACAGATGATCTCATTATGCAGATCATAATTGACCGTGTTTGTATTTCAGCAGCCAATTCCCAAATCCGCCTTTCTGTTTTCTCCTCTCTAAATTGAATTTTCTCATGGAGAAAGGAGAAAGTAAGGGATCCACGTGgatgcttggggggggggggggcatgtgtgtgtgtgtgtttgtttcccCTCGAATGTGACGGCGCATGCAGCACATTCCACAGACACCCTGTGCATTACGCCCCACAGCTGCGCTGCAGAAGAGCGAATCCTGCGCCTGTGACACCCCGTGTAACCTGACTCGTTACGGCAAGGAGCTCTCCATGGTGAAGATACCCAGCAAGGGCTCTGCACGGTACCTCTCCCGCAAGTACGACAAGTCGGAGGACTACATAAGGTAACCAGCTGGGCGCCAGAAATGCACCCACGTGCAATGCTTTGATATACAAGGTGAGGTGAGCTGCCCTCCAACCCCGAAGTTCACAAATCTAACATCTCTTAGCCTGTATGTCTATTTATCTGCAGGCAGTGTAAGGGGCAGCTCAAGGACACAGGGGTAGACTTTTGGGGCTTTTCATCTGCAACAGTGGGTAACCAGGCTAAGGGCTAATGAAGCCCAGCTGGTTTGTGTTAGCGGAACTGATGAACAGGGTTTGGAAAGCACCTGGGTAGAAGGAGAGTGGTCAGTGGCAGAGGAGAGGAGCAGGGGGCCTCACGGGTCTGCCTTCTGAGATGCCTGTAGCATGGAAGAAGACACCATTTGTTTTGTCCTTATGATTTTTCTTTACATTTAGTGCCCACCAGCAACCCTCTAAAAACCAGAATATATGTTTAAACAGAACTTTAAAATTAGAATAAGGAAAGATTTtttccccagccccccccccccttttttttaatAGCTTCAATTGTAATTTTGATGGAAATACATTTTATAACTGCAGGACAGCACGCAGTTATCTTGGTATGATGGGAAGAGGATGAAATTAAAAAGCACAATTTAGCACAATGTTATTTAAAAAGATGCTTTGGTGTTGTTGCCCAATCACTGTAACAAAAGGATCcctgtttttaaatttttttattcagCTCATTTTAATAATACCTTGCAGGTAATTATGTGCGCAAAACTGATTATTCATTAAGAAAATCAAAACTAAAGGCTATATGCTTATGGTTAGTGGTCatcaatatatttaatatttttcaaaTTACAGAGACAACTTTCTTGTTTTGGATATTTTCTTTGAAGCCCTGAACTATGAAACCATTGAACAAAAGAAAGCATATGATGTGGCTGGATTGTTAGGTGGGTTTCACTGTGTTTTATTACATAATCAATGACAAAATATCTGgagtttcatttttaattatctGTATGTTTAAAGTACATGTGTAGCCTTTAGAAAGCATTCTGAAACTGAAAGCATTCAGTATCCTTAAGAAAACCTTTTTTAGCCATAAATTGGTATTCCATTGGCTGGacatcgccccctgcaggccccACCCATCAATGCAGCCTCTCTGTTTCCTGTCAGGTGACATTGGTGGCCAGATGGGACTGTTCATCGGGGCCAGTGTTCTGACAATCTTAGAAGTGCTTGATTACATCTATGAGGTATATTCACATACTCAGGATCGAAAATGCGATACTTATTCAGAAAATTGAAAACATTTCTGCTATTTTCAcatacatttgcattttttctAAATTCAAAGTTACCGCAGCACATGTGGCACACATCAGCGTCTGTGGTTATGTAGTCAGTAGATTAGATGGTGTGACATGTGATACCTCCCACACACCttcttaacccccccccccccccaccaggttATGAAGGACCGGATACAGCGTCTGCTGAAACCACCTAAGAAGGAACAGAATAAGCAGCAGATGGGCAGCGTGGCCACGGTGCGGCTGGACGATATGAAAGCCACGGTGAGCGGGATTGCCTCGGATAACCTGGTATTCTGGGATAATGGGAACATTCTGAAAGAAAACTACTAAAAGAAAACTGTAAAGTGTCACAGATACTATTACACTGGAATGACTCACACCTTGTGCAGGAGCAGTCGTCCTCATAAACTTCGCTTAGTGAGCGCCCTCtcgcttaaaaaaaaaaaaaaaaagattaaacgTGTCACTTGTAATTCTAATTTATCGTCCTTTCCTCATGCGAGCAACTGATTGCTCGTTTTGACGTGCCCTGCTCGTAAATTACTCACGGACGCGCTCAATCTGCAGTAAACAGCCGCCTCACTATTCACCGCCGACTCGGTTCCCATGTGGCCAAGCGCGCGGGCAGTTAATAAGCGCACTTCTACAGGTGTCTCTCCATAGCTAATGTCTCCTTATTACCCATGAACACTTGCTCATTGCCTCCCTTCTCATCTGCATGTACTTATTTCCAGTTTTGCTGTGATAaatgcattcacacacacacacccagataAAAATACTCTAATTACTTTAACAAATCAGGCATCCCTAGCAAAGGTTTAGCCTCCTTGTTTTATAAATCTCCAGTGATGCTCCTGGATGGATTTAATCCAGAACAGCATTATTTTTTACCCTGTAATAATACTGGAGCATTTTGAGCTTCCATGATAAAACATATCAACTCTGCTACCTATACTTACTGTCTGCTATCGGTTCATGAAGGATtgagctatttatttatttattttgtggcTGCTAGGACCCCAGCGAAATGCCAAGGAGTCACACGGAGGGGGCGAGCTTCCCGACCACGATCCTTCCCAACCATCACCACCACGCGCAGCACAGTGTCTTTGAGGACTTCGCCTGCTAGAGCCGTCCCCGCCACTAGGTGGCGGAAGTGCTCTTTTTGCGCGGAGTTGGGGGCGCAGTGACGGACGCTGGGCTCTCAGCTTTACCCTCTCGCTGTCCACCAGTGAAAGCTACAGCCAAAGTCAAACACCCAACCTGTGCTGCAAACAGACTTTGCGTTCAAAGGTGCAGCGTAGATCTGTCAGTGTTGTCCTGCTGGAGACTAAAGCCTCTCTCTGTTCTCCTCCTTCGGGAAGCTCTCCTCTTGTTATCTTAGTATTTCTATACTGACCATTTTGCTAAATGCCCACTTAGGAGAAACCACTCAAGGACTGCATGTAATGTAGACCCAGTTTGTActaagaaaagaaagaaaacgaTAACCTcaagtctgacatttttttcccccaacagtGTGTATTCCCCTCATCATATCATACATCATACTGTACCTCATTCCAGAATATCCCTCTGTGTACATCTGTCTCTGCAGCGTCCACTGAACGGCCGATAGCACAAGAATAGCAACACGTAGCAACAAATCTCCAACAGGCACAGacatttcattttctgttaaatAGATAATCTACGGAATTTTTGTAATGCTATTTGTTAATATGTGAAGATTTCAAAGTGATCTGGTCAGAAAACATTTTTAACTATTATGAACCTCATTCAGAATGAAGCAGAGCTGCTGATTGCTGCTGCCAGTTGATTTGACCAAGTAAAGGGTCATTCTGTTACAAATCTTCCTTTGTGTTTCCCATGGACAAGGACATGTGTGGAGTAGTAATGAGCATCATTTAGTCTCTTTGCCATTCGCCAGCTAGGGGTCGATGTGCATGTAggttttttattcatctttgaGGGGAAAAACATGCTGAGAGCAGTGGCGATTATAGATATTGCAAGCAAATGCACACGATTAAATAAAATCGTGTCCTATGTTACTGGATGGAATAATAGGTCAGTCAACAAAACCAGTATGTCCCCAATTCTCTGATGGGACACAACGTTTTCCTGAAGTAATACCATGACTCCTGTAATTTACATATCTACCCACTTTGCTCTAGCTGCCCTCACCCCCATTATTACTCCTACATTGAGTCTCCATTGAACAAAGCCTATGTGGTCTCCCATGTGAACCAGTATATACAGGCCTCTGTGGGTCATTGGCTTGTGGAATTCTTCTGTGATTGGTGTTCCTAAGCGATGGCCATTAGATGGACAAAGGCATTTGCCttgatctgattggctgggatcCAGTTTGGGGATCAATGTAGATGAATCTGAGTCAAACATTCTCATTGGCCTAAACCTTTTGATACAAACAGTCTAGTGTTCCATTCAACCATGGGCTCTTTGGATTCTTAAGTTTCTCTGTTATTTTATATATCTACACATAGCTGTTATTCTTAGTTTTGCTATATTAGTAATGATCAGAACCACTCTGCTACAGTAAAGCATCATAATTGAATCATAGGTGAATTTAAGCAAGTGTGCACCATGCTAAATACATATGGCAAATCCTTTTTCCGATAGTCAGGAACTGCACATGGCTATTGAAATTCAAAATCATACTTTTCCAATGGTTATCCGCCAATAATCATGTACACTCTATGCATAGTATCATAACATATCATAATCTATTATAACAGGTATATAATCATAAATAATCATAGCAAGTAATGTGGATTTTTCCCCCATAAATTATGTATTCATTATTCCGCCTTCTTAAAGAGGAAGAACAATGGAGTGTGCATCATTTCTGGTGAAGGATTCCGTATCGGGAGGGAAGAGGCATTGGACAGGCAATCCTAAACAAATAGAGTTGATATCGTAGCCATGGAACTtactggaaagaaaaaaaagaaacattttgtacATAAGACTACTGTTGtacctgatttttgttttgtttgaaaaCGTTTTATAAATGTAATGGGAATTATAATTCAGTATTATAATTAAAAGTCAGATTAATAAAGCGAATGTCTATAGGTTGTTTGTACTTTGAGTCGCATGTTGTTTTCTGTAGATGTCTGAACATAAAAATACGTAC
This window of the Paramormyrops kingsleyae isolate MSU_618 chromosome 1, PKINGS_0.4, whole genome shotgun sequence genome carries:
- the asic4a gene encoding acid-sensing ion channel 4-A produces the protein MPIEFVCKIKFAEEDEKPSGKQEGDRESLIEESCGPPVRDLAGFANSCSLHGINHIFVTGRLGIRQTLWALAFLVSLVFFLYQSAKCAISYLEHPHVTAVNEEASPDMVFPAVTICNINRFRFSALSDGDIYHLAALMGLPPKNKEGHKPTDLKYPAPDMQDIFNRTGHQLEEMLKSCNFSGQNCSVKDFTVVYTWYGKCYTFNGNKNASKRTKQGGMGNGLEIMLDIQQDEYLPIWKETNETSLEAGIRVQIHSQDEPPYIHQLGFGVSPGFQTFVSCQEQRLTYLPQPWGNCRSTQDQMIPGYDTYSISACRLSCETQEVQRQCQCRMVHMPGNSDICPPSKIMCVDTALAALQKSESCACDTPCNLTRYGKELSMVKIPSKGSARYLSRKYDKSEDYIRDNFLVLDIFFEALNYETIEQKKAYDVAGLLGDIGGQMGLFIGASVLTILEVLDYIYEVMKDRIQRLLKPPKKEQNKQQMGSVATVRLDDMKATDPSEMPRSHTEGASFPTTILPNHHHHAQHSVFEDFAC